Genomic DNA from Candidatus Koribacter versatilis Ellin345:
ATGGGAGCGGCACACGGGCCGAACACGATGGAGAACCACTCCCAGGCCGCCGTCCAGAACCAGCCGGTTCTGACGGCCAGCGTCAACCCGCAGCCCTCCTCAACCCCTAAGAAGAAGACCAAGCCCTTCCAGGTCGGCCCTGCCTCCTGGTACGGGAAGCTCTTCCACGGCAAGCAGACCGCCTCGGGCGAGACCTACAACATGTACGAAATGACCGCCGCTCATCCCGATCTGCCCCTTGGCACCCGGGTGAAGGTCACGAACCTGAGGAACGACAAGGCCGTCATCGTGCGCGTCAACGACCGCGGACCACTGGTTCCCGGCCGGATCATCGACCTCTCCTACGGCGCCGCCCAAGTGCTGGGCTTCAGTGACAAGGGCGTCCAGAAGGTCCGTTTAGATATCGTTCCCTCCGACAAAACCGACGAGAGCGCCCGCGTCCGCCAGTAATTTGTCATTCTGAACGAGGCGGTTCGCCAGTAAAATAGACGTATGTCAGAGATGCGCGACCGCCTCATCATCGCCCTCGACGTCGACTCCGCCGCCCAAGCCCAACAAATTGTGCAGTCCGTCGGCGACTCGGCCACGACCTTCAAGGTCGGCAAGCAGCTCTTCACCGCCGAAGGCCCCCAGATTGTCCGTGATCTCGTCGCCTCGGGCAAGAAAGTCTTCCTCGACCTCAAGTTCCACGACATCCCCAACACCGTCGGTGCCGCGATCCGGCAGGCTCGCGAGCTAAACGTCTCCATGCTGACGGTCCACGCCTCCGGCGGCTCCAAAATGCTTAAGGCTGCCTCTGACGCCGGCGGCCCGGTCCTCGTCCTCGCCGTAACCGTCCTTACCAGCATGAATGACGCCGACCTCTCAGAGATTGGCATCGCCGGAAACGTACAGGCGCAGGTGCTCCTGTTAGGTGCCCTCGCACGCGCCAATGGCATCCGCGGCCTCGTCGCCTCCGCCCACGAAGCCCGCGAACTCCGCCGCGAACTCGGCGCTGACTTCGCCATCGTCACCCCCGGGGTTCGCCCCGCAGGTGCCGAAAAGGGCGATCAAGCCCGGGTTGTCACCCCCGCAGCTGCGCTCGAAGCCGGCGCCAGCCACATTGTCGTCGGCCGCCCTATTACCGAAGCCGCCGACCCTGCCGCCGCCGCGAAGGCGATCATGGAAGAGTTAGAAGGCACGCTGCAATCGCGCTAAACGCGAAAGACGAGCGCGAAGCCCGTCTAGTTTCTAGGCCCACGTCTTCAGACGCGGGGATCGCGCAGCCCGAGGTGGCCTACTCCGCCCCGAACCCTCGTCCAGGCGCTAGCACCAGAATCAGCGCCAACGCGCAGAGCAGCAGCGTGAAGTATGCCGCAATCCGTGCGCTCGTCTCGTCGGTCGGCTTCACAAACGCTTGCCACAATACTCCGGCTCCAATAAACAACAACACATAGTCGCGTGTTCCCCAGAATAGAAGCGCACAGCTCAACAACAGCACCACCCTGCCATAACGGCTCACCGCCTGGATCGCCTGAGCCCCGTCCAGTGCCCACACCGGAATCAGGTTCATCAGGTTCAACCAGGCTCCCGAGTGCGCCAGCGCCAGCCACAGCTTCGAGTGCGTCTGCCAATAAACCAAAATGCACACCGCCGACGATAGAAATCCCGCCAGCGGACCGGCCAGGCTGATCATCGCCCGCCCTTCCCCGGACACGCCGAGGTTCTTCCACTTCACATATGCGCCAAGGCCCGGTAGAAACACCGGCACTTCCACAGGAAGTCCGCGCCGCTTCACCTCGATGTAGTGCCCCATCTCGTGACAGAGGATTAGCACCGCGAATCCGACGCCGAACCACATCCCGAAAATCGTCCAGTAGAACCATATAAAGCCGGCGAAGCTCAGGACGAACTTGAGCTTCAACAGTCCGAACAGCACTTTCGCTTTCCCAAGCAGCACCAACAGGGGTGCAAACGGTCCGAGCCGCTTAGCCCATTTGCTCTTGGACTCGCCCTCCTGCTGTCGCTGTACGTCGGCCTCCAGCGCCTGTGCGTACAAATCCACGGCATGGTTGTTGATCCACGCCGTCTGTTGTGCATCCACTGGAAGTAACGGAATTGCCGTTAGCCATCTCTCGCGCGCCGCGCGCAAATCGCCGGCACTCTCCAGCTGCTTCGCTTCGTTTGAGATCCGGGTGAGCTCGTCGGCATGCACGAACGCATGACACTGGAGACACTCCAGCGCGCCCGGCGATAACGGTGAGCCGCATCGCCGGCAGTTCGAAGCTGGTCCGAGTGAAGTGCTGGACACGCGGTTAGTAGGGACCGGTGATGGCAGGCTGTTGTTTTCCTGCTGCTGTCTTCCAGGCGATCTGGATGCCGATGTAGAGAATGAACAGGCCGATCAATCCGTGCAGGGGGCTCGCCAATTCGATGAATGGCGATGCCAACCCAAGCAAAAGCAGCAGGCCAAAGGCCGATCCCATCCCCATTTTTGGCTTCTGCGGCTTGGTAGCCGGCTGCGCAGAGTCGGACGCGTCTGGCGTTCTATCTGGCGCGGGAGTAACAGACTGAGGCGCAGTGGTTTGCGGAACGTTCTTCACTTGCGCGGGCTTGTGGCTCTGCTTACCCATGACAGAGATCATCACCGGGACCGCTGCAATGGAAACAGCAAAATAGGTCAGGAGTGCGGCCGTGATCTGATATTTCGTGCCACCCCAGCCTTGGGATCCGGCCATCATTGCCCTTCCGACCATGAAGCCGACAAGCAGCGAGAGATATCCAATGATCCAGCCAGTCATAATTTCGAACGTCGCGTAGATGATCAGGCCGGCGATGGACGCGCCAATGCCGAACACGAGCGCTCGCGCGTAAGCACCGTGCGGATTCTGCGGGCCTTCGATGCGCATCTTCTCCGCGCAGGTCGCGCACGCCATCGACTGGCCCACGCGATAGTACTGGCCTCCGATCGGCATCCCGCAGAACTTGCAAATGTCGGTGCCGGGAGTTTCTTTGGTTTGGAATTGTGGAGTGTCAGGAGCAGGCCCAGTGCCATACATGGGCGGAAATCTAACACGAGAGTAGATGGTTGACTAGAGTGAAAAGTTACTCGAGCTTCAACCCGCAAGTCTCATGCGGCGCTGCGTTGTTCGGTTCTGGGAAAGCGAACAAGTAAGAAGCTTTGCTCAATTGCCGCCTTCTTCAGGTGCCTCTGCCGGCGGCGCTGTAAGTTGTTCGAATATCGCCATACGGGCGATGACGTCGGCGCCATAGTCATGGCCAGTGGTGTGTAGATCGCAATCGCCCGCACGCTGGCTCGAGATAGCGCGCGACATCCCGCAGTTGTAGCCGGCGGCCGCAATCTTCAACTGGTCGTCGGAGTCAAGGTCAGGAAACACGGTTGCAGCCTGATGAATGTTGTTTGCAAGCAACTGCGCCCCAAAGGCGACCAGCGGATCTGGGTTAGTCTTCCAGCTGCCGTCGTCGCGGGCGGCGAGCGCTATCGGATGCTGGATATCGATCTGGACGAGCCCAACACCGTGTGCGCCATCGGCTTGGAAATCTCCAAGCTCGTTTACGCAATTGGTCTCGCGGCTCGCGATAGCGAAAAAGAATTCCGGTGCGAAGCCGCTCGCGCCGGCCTGTGAGGCGAGTTTCAAATCAAAGCCGGTGGTACGTAACCGTTGTAACTCTTTGGCGATTTCCTGCGCGCTGGGGGTGGGCACGGTGGAACCTCCTCAATTTGATATGGCGCGGAAGTATACCTCAGACCCACCCTGCCTAGAAGACACACTCCGGGTTATTCACTACGTAGCGCACGAACCCGCTCTGCGGCGCGAACTTGTCGTAAAGCATCCGCGCGCGATAGTTGTTCTCCCTGGTATTCCAGTACACCCGCGACCATCCTTGGGGCTTCATCTCCGCCAGCAACCATTCGATCAACCTGCGCCCCACGCCTTCCCCGCGTGCCTCATCAGCCACAATCATGTCCTGCAAATAGCACGACGGCAGCAACTGCGTCGTGTTCTCGTGCACCACATAATTCGGTATCCCCACCACCTTGCCATCCTTCTCCGCCACCAGCGCATGCACCGGACACGCCGCATCCAGCACTCGCTTCCACGTATATCGCGTCACATCTTCTCGCGGTTCCCGCCCATAGAAGCGGTTGTACTCGTCGAAAAGCACACGCCAACTGCTTTCGTCGCGCGGCTCAGCCTTGCGAATCATCACGTTCGAATTCAATCGATCACCTCTCAGATGGATCGCACCAGCGCCCCTGCCCCAAGCACCGCCGCCAGACAGAGAATGTTGTTCGCCAGCACATTGCCTGCGAACAAACCCCAGTTGCCTTGTTGGAAATAGACCATGCTCTCGTACGCGTAGCTCGAAAACGTCGTGTATGCGCCGCAGAAACCGATCGCAATCAGCAGTCGCCACTTCGGATCAACAAAGACGCGCTCGGTCGTGTAGACCAGGAAAAGACCGAGCACAAAGCTTCCGGTGATGTTGATCAGCAGCGTGCCCCACGGAAAGCTGGTGCCCGTGATCTTCGCGGTGAAACGGCTCAGAAAATAGCGCGCGCACGCGCCTACGATTCCGCCCAGCGATACCCAGAGGTATTCACGGATGGCCATGATGGAGTCCTCCCACAGTAGTGTCGGCAGGAGTTATCAGCACGCAGCAACGTGGCTGCGGCGGTTAGGGCGAACTCCATCGCCATGAAGTTGAGGTGTTTCCGTACTGCATTTTACTTCAAGCCGGCATGCTCCGCTGAGACCTTCGCAATCACCGACCAATCCACGTCTTCACCGAAGTGCGCAATCGCAGTGATCATCTGGTCGTGAATCAGGCTCGCTAACGGCAGCGGAACATACTTCCCTTCACCCGCAGCGATCATGAGCTTCGCATCTTTCAAACCGAGTGGCGCCTTGAACCCCACCGGCACGTATTCCTGTTTCGCGATCTTCATTCCGTAATTCTTGTAAACCGGCGCCGCGAACAACGTGCTGGTAAGGAACTCCATATACTGCACCGGATCGACGCCGTACCGTCCGACGAGCGCCACGGCTTCGCCCATCGCCTCCATCGCCGCAGCAATCAGAAAGTTTCCGCTGATCTTCGCTACGTTGGCCTGTACCGGATCATTGCCGATCACAGTTACTCCCTGCCCGATAGCATCCAGCACCGGCTTTACCTTTTCTATGACCGCCGGGTCTCCCGAGACAACAACGAACAACTTCTTCGCCTGTGCGGCTTCGGGGCGTCCAAATACCGGCGCCGAGATAAATGCCTGCCCACGCTTGCCATGCTCGCGCTTCAGTTCCTCAGCCATCGCGACACTTACGGTGCTATGGGAGACATGGACAGCACCCTTCGGCAGCGCTTCGAGAAGTCCACCTTCAAGGATGGTTCGAAGCGCATGGTCGTCGGCCACCATCGTGCACACCACGTCCTGATTCTGAACCGCGTCTTTAA
This window encodes:
- a CDS encoding site-2 protease family protein encodes the protein MSSTSLGPASNCRRCGSPLSPGALECLQCHAFVHADELTRISNEAKQLESAGDLRAARERWLTAIPLLPVDAQQTAWINNHAVDLYAQALEADVQRQQEGESKSKWAKRLGPFAPLLVLLGKAKVLFGLLKLKFVLSFAGFIWFYWTIFGMWFGVGFAVLILCHEMGHYIEVKRRGLPVEVPVFLPGLGAYVKWKNLGVSGEGRAMISLAGPLAGFLSSAVCILVYWQTHSKLWLALAHSGAWLNLMNLIPVWALDGAQAIQAVSRYGRVVLLLSCALLFWGTRDYVLLFIGAGVLWQAFVKPTDETSARIAAYFTLLLCALALILVLAPGRGFGAE
- a CDS encoding GNAT family N-acetyltransferase, which translates into the protein MNSNVMIRKAEPRDESSWRVLFDEYNRFYGREPREDVTRYTWKRVLDAACPVHALVAEKDGKVVGIPNYVVHENTTQLLPSCYLQDMIVADEARGEGVGRRLIEWLLAEMKPQGWSRVYWNTRENNYRARMLYDKFAPQSGFVRYVVNNPECVF
- the pyrF gene encoding orotidine-5'-phosphate decarboxylase, with product MSEMRDRLIIALDVDSAAQAQQIVQSVGDSATTFKVGKQLFTAEGPQIVRDLVASGKKVFLDLKFHDIPNTVGAAIRQARELNVSMLTVHASGGSKMLKAASDAGGPVLVLAVTVLTSMNDADLSEIGIAGNVQAQVLLLGALARANGIRGLVASAHEARELRRELGADFAIVTPGVRPAGAEKGDQARVVTPAAALEAGASHIVVGRPITEAADPAAAAKAIMEELEGTLQSR
- a CDS encoding septal ring lytic transglycosylase RlpA family protein → MQRVLTQMVATIAVLTTMGAAHGPNTMENHSQAAVQNQPVLTASVNPQPSSTPKKKTKPFQVGPASWYGKLFHGKQTASGETYNMYEMTAAHPDLPLGTRVKVTNLRNDKAVIVRVNDRGPLVPGRIIDLSYGAAQVLGFSDKGVQKVRLDIVPSDKTDESARVRQ
- a CDS encoding NAD(P)-dependent oxidoreductase, with the protein product MKVGFLGLGNMGEPMAANLIAAGHQVTVWNRTAAKAEPLKERGVKVATEIKDAVQNQDVVCTMVADDHALRTILEGGLLEALPKGAVHVSHSTVSVAMAEELKREHGKRGQAFISAPVFGRPEAAQAKKLFVVVSGDPAVIEKVKPVLDAIGQGVTVIGNDPVQANVAKISGNFLIAAAMEAMGEAVALVGRYGVDPVQYMEFLTSTLFAAPVYKNYGMKIAKQEYVPVGFKAPLGLKDAKLMIAAGEGKYVPLPLASLIHDQMITAIAHFGEDVDWSVIAKVSAEHAGLK
- the crcB gene encoding fluoride efflux transporter CrcB yields the protein MAIREYLWVSLGGIVGACARYFLSRFTAKITGTSFPWGTLLINITGSFVLGLFLVYTTERVFVDPKWRLLIAIGFCGAYTTFSSYAYESMVYFQQGNWGLFAGNVLANNILCLAAVLGAGALVRSI